The DNA region TGGGACCCACCGCGGCGGGATAACCTGAACGCTGGTAAGCCGTGATCCACGGGCAGCGACCACGAAGGACCAATAACAAGGTGTCTGAACCAGAGAAAACCGACGTCCTGCTGGTAGGCGCAGGCATCATGAGCGCCACGCTCAGTGTGCTGCTGCGCCTGGTGGAGCCGGGTTGGTCGATGACATTGGTCGAGCGCCTCGACGGCGCGGCCGCCGAGAGCAGCGATCCGTGGAACAACGCGGGCACCGGACACTCGGCACTGTGTGAGTTGAACTACACCCCGGCGCGGCCGGACGGCTCGATCGACATCACCAAGGCAGTGCACATCAACGAGCAGTTCCAGGTGTCGCGGCAATTCTGGTCGTACGCCGTCGAGAACGGCGTGCTGCCCGATGTGCGCAACTTCCTCAACCCGATCCCGCATGTCAGCTTCGTCCACGGCGCGGACCACGCCGACTATCTGAAGAGACGCTACGAGGCGCTTGTCGGCAATCCGCTGTTCGCCACGATGGAGTTCATCGACGACCGCGACGAGTTCACCCGGCGGTTGCCGCTGATGGCGCAGAAGCGGGACTTCTCCGACCCGGTCGCCCTGAACTGGACGCAGGACGGCACCGACGTCGATTTCGGGTCGCTGTCGCGACAGTTGATCGGTTACGGCGCGCAGCGCGGGATGTCGACGCTGTTCGGCCACGAGGTGCGCGACCTGAAACAGAACTCCGACAGCACGTGGACGGCGAAGGTCGTCAACCGGCGCACCGGCGGTACCCGCAAGATCAACGCCAAGTTCGTCTTCGTCGGCGCGGGCGGCTACGCGCTTCCGCTGCTGCAGAAGGCGGGCATCAAGGAGGCCAAGGGCTTCGGCGGCTTCCCGGTGGGCGGCGAATGGCTGATCACCGGCAAGCCGGAACTCACTGCGGCGCATCAGGCCAAGGTGTACGGCCTGCCGCCTCTGGGCGCGCCGCCGATGTCGGTGCCGCACCTGGACACCCGGGTGATCAACGGGAAGTCCTGGTTACTGTTCGGCCCGTTCGCCGGTTGGTCGCCGAAGTTCCTCAAGCAGGGCAAGGCCACCGATCTGCCGTTCTCGGTCAAGCCGGACAACCTGATTCCGATGCTGGGTGTGGGTCTGACAGAAGGCGGTCTGCTGAAGTACCTGATCGGCCAACTGTTGCTCAGCGAAGCGGCGCGGGTCGAGACACTTCGTGAATTCGCCCCCAGCGCAGTCGATTCCGACTGGGAGCTCGACATCGCAGGTCAGCGTGTCCAGGTGATCAAGAAGGCCAAGGGCAAGGGAGGGGTGCTGGAGTTCGGCACCACGGTGCTGTCGGCCGCCGACGGCAGCATCGCCGGCCTGCTCGGGGCGTCCCCCGGGGCGTCGACCGCGGTGCCGGCGATGTTCGACGTGATGCAGCGGTGCTTCGCCGACCGGTACGAGGGTTGGGTTCCCAAGCTCAAGGAGATGGTGCCGTCGCTGGGCACCAAACTGTCCGACGAACCTGGTCTTTTCGAGGAGGTGTGGGCGCACGGCACCAAGGTGCTCAAGCTCGACAGCCCGGCCAGTGGCGTCCCTGACGTTGCGAAGGCCGGCACCGAACACTCACCGACCGCGGCAACCGCGTGACGGCGGCCGCCGTATGACAGTGGCGCTGCGGCGCAGTTGGGCCAAGGATCTTGATGCCGGGACGCTCTACGAACTGCTCAAGTTGCGCGTCGAGGTCTTTGTCGTGGAGCAGGCCACCCCGTACCCCGAACTGGACGGCCGTGACCTGCTTGCCGAGACACGCCACTTCTGGCTGGAGAGTCCCGAGGGCGTCGTCATCTCCACGCTGCGGCTGATGGAGGAGCATCCCGCGGGCCAGAAGGCCTTCCGGATCGGGCGGGTCTGCACCAAACGCAGCGACCGCGGCCATGGCCACACCGCCCGCCTGCTGCAGGCTGCGCTGGCGGAGGTGGGTGACTACCCGTGCCACATCAACGCGCAGACCTACCTCGAGGAGATGTACGGCAGGCAGGGTTTTGTGCGCGACGGTGACGAATTCCTCGATGACGGAATCCCGCACGTGCCGATGGTGAAACCGTGACCGGCCCCGACGGCACCGCCGCGAACTACCCGTTCAGCGCGGTGGTGGGCCACGATCGGTTGCGGCTGGCGCTGATGCTGTGCGCGGTGCGACCCGACATCGGGGGTGTGCTGATCCGCGGCGAGAAGGGCACCGCGAAGTCGACGGCGGTGCGCGCTCTGGCCAAGGTGCTGACCCAGGCGTTCGAGGCGTCCGGTGACCACGGCGGCCAGCTGGTCGAACTGCCGATCGGCGCCACCGAGGACCGTGTGGTCGGATCGCTCGATCTGCAGAAGGTGCTGCGCGACGGTGAACACGCGTTCTCGCCGGGCCTGCTGGCCCGCGCGCACCGCGGCGTGCTGTACGTCGACGAGGTCAATCTGCTGCACGACCACCTGGTCGACGTGCTGCTGGACGCGGCCGCGATGGGCCGGGTGCACATCGAGCGCGACGGTGTCTCGCACAGCCACGATTCCCGGTTCGTGCTGATCGGCACCATGAATCCCGAAGAGGGGGAGCTGCGTCCGCAGCTGCTCGACCGGTTCGGGCTGACCGTCGACGTGGCCGCATCGCGGGACG from Mycobacterium sp. DL includes:
- the mqo gene encoding malate dehydrogenase (quinone); the encoded protein is MSEPEKTDVLLVGAGIMSATLSVLLRLVEPGWSMTLVERLDGAAAESSDPWNNAGTGHSALCELNYTPARPDGSIDITKAVHINEQFQVSRQFWSYAVENGVLPDVRNFLNPIPHVSFVHGADHADYLKRRYEALVGNPLFATMEFIDDRDEFTRRLPLMAQKRDFSDPVALNWTQDGTDVDFGSLSRQLIGYGAQRGMSTLFGHEVRDLKQNSDSTWTAKVVNRRTGGTRKINAKFVFVGAGGYALPLLQKAGIKEAKGFGGFPVGGEWLITGKPELTAAHQAKVYGLPPLGAPPMSVPHLDTRVINGKSWLLFGPFAGWSPKFLKQGKATDLPFSVKPDNLIPMLGVGLTEGGLLKYLIGQLLLSEAARVETLREFAPSAVDSDWELDIAGQRVQVIKKAKGKGGVLEFGTTVLSAADGSIAGLLGASPGASTAVPAMFDVMQRCFADRYEGWVPKLKEMVPSLGTKLSDEPGLFEEVWAHGTKVLKLDSPASGVPDVAKAGTEHSPTAATA
- a CDS encoding GNAT family N-acetyltransferase — protein: MTVALRRSWAKDLDAGTLYELLKLRVEVFVVEQATPYPELDGRDLLAETRHFWLESPEGVVISTLRLMEEHPAGQKAFRIGRVCTKRSDRGHGHTARLLQAALAEVGDYPCHINAQTYLEEMYGRQGFVRDGDEFLDDGIPHVPMVKP